A region from the Paenarthrobacter aurescens genome encodes:
- a CDS encoding phosphatase PAP2 family protein, with amino-acid sequence MIRVLRPQPRPGWQLITPGILLLCAFAVPGALIMAGQGEPAFNRVDTGWQSYVFSMRSTFWDGVNVVLNWAGYAGMLAFHAVLAVSLVIWQRPKAAIFAATSGILVLALTQLAKAVVGRDRPEGARVLSDTGSYPSGHVSATTAFLLVLALLMGRWWMGLIAAVGVVSMMISRTYLSAHWLSDVLGGACLAAGVVLLMWWRFRDICIKENDLAGGQTIWSAKALRRRQAAEQAK; translated from the coding sequence ATGATTCGCGTACTCCGTCCACAACCACGGCCCGGTTGGCAGTTGATCACGCCTGGAATACTCCTGCTGTGTGCCTTCGCGGTTCCAGGGGCACTGATCATGGCGGGCCAGGGCGAGCCGGCTTTCAACCGGGTGGACACCGGCTGGCAGTCCTACGTCTTCAGCATGCGCTCCACTTTCTGGGACGGAGTAAACGTAGTCCTCAACTGGGCCGGCTATGCGGGGATGCTTGCCTTCCACGCTGTGCTCGCGGTTTCCCTGGTCATCTGGCAGCGACCTAAAGCAGCAATTTTTGCCGCCACAAGCGGCATTCTGGTGCTGGCGTTGACGCAACTCGCCAAAGCCGTGGTGGGCAGAGACAGGCCGGAGGGGGCCAGGGTACTCAGCGACACAGGCTCATACCCCTCGGGGCATGTATCTGCTACCACGGCTTTCTTGTTGGTGCTGGCACTGCTGATGGGTCGTTGGTGGATGGGGCTCATAGCTGCGGTGGGTGTGGTGTCCATGATGATCAGCCGCACCTATCTCTCCGCTCACTGGTTGAGCGACGTCCTGGGAGGTGCCTGCCTTGCCGCCGGGGTTGTTCTCCTGATGTGGTGGCGCTTTCGCGATATATGCATCAAGGAGAATGACTTGGCCGGGGGTCAAACTATTTGGTCGGCAAAGGCTTTGCGACGCCGGCAAGCAGCAGAGCAAGCAAAATAG
- a CDS encoding histidine kinase — translation MTEAPQMRDASATTADASFAEIAQRRRGRIRRYFYKRPRAMDAVVILCYVLLALPTIITSAIDGKWFVVAILLMIAAALFFRRQFPLQVVLAVALLEISATILNPWGSNVSAGLWFALYAVASLRKRALTLMVFAAASLPLSLLYLFMWTSPSQMDTLQDVPENFHLINNIATSVTIMLSNLLATGIGISVRQRREHEAEIAAWAARTTQLGKVTERNRIAREMHDVVAHSLTVMISLSDGAAVVVRKDPQRAGDVLGELSRTGRAALADMRRVLGVLRDDSGRPAPLTPLESGQNLAKLLDGFRTAGLPLHYAHTGPGLPADPAFELTVYRIVQESLTNVLRYGRSLSRVDVQVARDGDLVTIDVYDDGRGTREGGSEPVGSLGTGQGIAGMNERAGIYAGIVTAGPAKRGGWAVHAELRWNGEKGES, via the coding sequence ATGACTGAAGCTCCACAGATGAGGGACGCATCGGCCACCACGGCCGATGCGTCCTTTGCTGAAATCGCCCAGCGTCGCAGAGGCCGGATCCGGCGCTACTTCTACAAGCGACCCCGCGCAATGGATGCGGTGGTGATCCTTTGCTACGTTCTGTTGGCGCTGCCCACCATCATCACTTCGGCCATTGATGGCAAATGGTTTGTGGTGGCCATACTCCTGATGATTGCCGCCGCTTTGTTCTTCAGGCGGCAATTCCCGCTTCAGGTAGTTCTTGCGGTGGCACTTCTGGAAATTTCGGCCACCATCCTCAACCCCTGGGGTTCGAACGTTTCCGCAGGTCTTTGGTTCGCGCTCTACGCAGTGGCATCGCTCAGGAAGCGCGCTCTGACACTGATGGTCTTTGCCGCAGCCAGCCTGCCGCTGAGCCTCTTGTACTTGTTCATGTGGACGAGTCCCAGCCAGATGGACACCCTTCAGGACGTTCCGGAGAACTTCCACCTCATCAACAACATCGCCACTTCGGTGACCATCATGCTTTCCAATCTCCTTGCAACGGGCATCGGCATCTCCGTGCGCCAACGCAGGGAGCATGAAGCGGAGATCGCGGCGTGGGCGGCGCGGACAACGCAGCTGGGCAAGGTCACCGAACGCAACAGGATAGCCCGCGAGATGCACGACGTCGTTGCTCACTCGCTAACGGTGATGATCAGCCTCTCGGACGGTGCCGCAGTGGTGGTGAGGAAGGATCCGCAGCGGGCCGGGGACGTTCTGGGCGAATTGTCCAGAACTGGCAGGGCCGCCTTGGCAGACATGCGCAGGGTACTCGGCGTTCTGCGGGACGATTCAGGCAGGCCGGCTCCCCTGACGCCGCTCGAATCCGGGCAAAACCTGGCCAAACTTCTGGACGGTTTCCGAACCGCCGGCCTGCCCCTGCACTACGCGCACACGGGGCCGGGTCTCCCGGCTGATCCGGCCTTTGAACTGACCGTTTACCGGATTGTCCAGGAGTCGCTGACAAACGTCCTGCGGTACGGGCGCTCGCTCAGCCGCGTTGACGTTCAAGTGGCTCGCGACGGCGATTTGGTCACCATTGACGTTTACGACGACGGCCGGGGAACCCGTGAGGGCGGCAGTGAACCCGTGGGCAGCCTGGGGACCGGGCAGGGCATTGCCGGAATGAATGAACGTGCTGGAATTTATGCTGGAATCGTTACTGCCGGTCCGGCAAAAAGGGGAGGCTGGGCGGTCCACGCTGAGCTCCGCTGGAACGGCGAAAAGGGGGAATCATGA
- a CDS encoding RNA polymerase sigma factor: protein MTPFPAREDIAMPVAVEDRFEDCVRTLTPALMAYFVRRVDPAEDAADCVSELLMVLWRQRDRLPAEPAEIRAWSFGVAKGVLANYRRGKIRRGALSEKLRQGLVHEPQAPDHQDDAISGALSRLRPMDRELVMLIIWDGFGVAEAGKILGLSPTASRTRYSRARKELKRVLAQDGRD from the coding sequence GTGACTCCGTTCCCTGCCCGCGAGGACATTGCAATGCCGGTGGCCGTGGAAGACCGATTCGAGGACTGTGTCCGCACCCTGACTCCGGCGCTCATGGCCTACTTCGTGCGCCGGGTTGACCCTGCGGAGGATGCAGCCGATTGTGTTTCTGAGTTACTCATGGTCCTGTGGCGGCAACGTGACCGCTTGCCCGCGGAGCCTGCAGAAATCCGGGCCTGGAGCTTTGGTGTGGCCAAAGGCGTGCTGGCCAATTACCGGCGGGGAAAAATCCGCCGGGGAGCATTGTCCGAGAAGCTGCGTCAGGGGCTGGTTCATGAGCCGCAGGCGCCCGATCATCAGGATGACGCAATCTCCGGAGCGCTTTCCCGGCTTCGTCCTATGGACAGGGAACTCGTCATGTTGATCATCTGGGACGGGTTCGGGGTGGCCGAGGCTGGGAAGATCCTTGGACTCTCGCCTACAGCGTCCCGGACCCGCTATTCCAGGGCCCGGAAAGAACTCAAGCGGGTTCTCGCGCAGGATGGGAGGGACTGA
- a CDS encoding ABC transporter ATP-binding protein, which produces MIEAKGLTKVYGEKTAVGGVSFTVQAGRVTGFLGPNGAGKSTTMRMIMGLDAPTSGSVTVNGEPFAQHKAPLREIGALLDAKAVHTSRTAYNHLLAMAATHSIPKSRVREVIEMTGLGDVAKKKVKGFSLGMGQRLGIAAALLGDPQTIILDEPVNGLDPEGVVWVRNLVKYLASEGRTVFLSSHLMSEMALTADHLIVIGRGRIIADAPIAEIITGKGQARTRVRTDQPERLMQLLAGTGVSVEAHERELLEVSGIDPRGIARTALENQVMVYELTPLQASLEEAYMELTKDEVEYHSHITTGASVPAQAGGK; this is translated from the coding sequence ATGATCGAAGCAAAAGGCCTGACCAAGGTCTACGGCGAGAAGACCGCCGTGGGCGGCGTCAGTTTCACAGTCCAAGCTGGACGGGTGACGGGCTTCCTGGGTCCGAACGGTGCCGGCAAGTCAACCACCATGCGCATGATCATGGGGCTGGACGCTCCTACATCGGGCTCGGTAACCGTGAACGGTGAGCCTTTCGCGCAACACAAGGCGCCACTGCGGGAGATCGGTGCCCTCCTGGATGCAAAGGCTGTCCACACGAGCCGCACCGCGTACAACCATCTTCTTGCCATGGCAGCAACGCACAGCATCCCCAAGAGCCGTGTCCGGGAAGTCATCGAGATGACCGGCCTGGGCGACGTCGCCAAGAAGAAGGTCAAGGGCTTCTCACTTGGAATGGGCCAACGCCTCGGAATCGCCGCCGCGCTGCTGGGCGATCCGCAAACCATCATCCTTGATGAGCCGGTCAACGGGCTTGATCCCGAAGGCGTGGTGTGGGTCCGCAACCTCGTCAAGTACCTGGCTTCTGAAGGCCGCACGGTGTTCCTGTCCAGCCACCTCATGAGCGAGATGGCGCTGACGGCAGACCACCTGATCGTGATCGGCCGCGGCCGGATCATCGCAGACGCGCCCATAGCGGAAATCATCACCGGCAAGGGACAGGCACGCACCCGCGTCCGGACCGATCAGCCGGAACGCCTCATGCAGCTCCTTGCCGGAACCGGCGTTTCCGTGGAGGCACACGAGCGCGAACTGCTGGAGGTCTCGGGGATCGATCCGCGCGGCATTGCCCGGACGGCCTTGGAGAACCAGGTCATGGTCTATGAGCTGACCCCGCTCCAGGCAAGCCTGGAAGAGGCTTACATGGAACTGACCAAGGACGAGGTCGAATACCACTCGCACATCACCACCGGGGCCTCGGTACCCGCTCAGGCCGGAGGGAAATAG
- a CDS encoding DeoR/GlpR family DNA-binding transcription regulator, translated as MGTADRHRLIGELLRAREEATVDELVHATGASGATVRRDLEILAANGVLKRIHGGARSLLARGDNPGYGQRELEDHEVKVRIAKAVDQLIKDREYVWLDSGSTATEIARRLGNRELTVMPMSLHAVDALAQAKDGRAPELILPGGRLIAGEQSFRGPMTEANVRSLRFDAAVVTPCALNLKDGLLAHDLEDAAVKRAGLESAARVIVASAGSKWHASAVALVAALDAVDTIVTDQEPSPEDLARLNKLSVEVVIA; from the coding sequence ATGGGAACTGCTGACCGCCACCGGCTCATTGGCGAGCTGCTGCGCGCCCGCGAGGAAGCAACAGTGGACGAGCTCGTCCACGCTACGGGCGCCTCCGGGGCCACTGTCCGGCGGGATCTGGAAATCCTCGCGGCCAACGGAGTGCTGAAGCGCATCCACGGCGGTGCCCGCAGCTTGCTGGCGCGGGGAGACAATCCGGGCTACGGCCAGCGCGAACTCGAGGACCACGAGGTCAAGGTCCGCATCGCCAAAGCTGTGGACCAGCTGATCAAGGACCGCGAATACGTGTGGTTGGACAGTGGTTCCACGGCAACCGAAATCGCACGCCGCCTGGGCAACCGGGAACTGACGGTGATGCCCATGTCACTTCATGCCGTTGATGCTCTGGCTCAAGCGAAGGACGGCCGCGCGCCGGAGCTCATTCTCCCCGGAGGTCGGCTCATCGCTGGAGAACAGTCCTTCAGGGGACCCATGACTGAAGCCAACGTTCGGTCGCTGAGGTTCGACGCCGCCGTCGTAACCCCCTGCGCGCTCAACCTCAAGGATGGCCTCTTGGCCCACGATCTTGAAGACGCGGCAGTCAAACGCGCCGGGCTGGAGTCCGCAGCGCGGGTGATCGTGGCATCGGCAGGCAGCAAGTGGCACGCCAGCGCAGTAGCCCTGGTTGCAGCCTTGGACGCCGTGGACACCATAGTGACAGACCAGGAACCCTCCCCCGAAGATCTCGCCCGGCTCAACAAACTCTCTGTGGAAGTTGTGATTGCATGA
- a CDS encoding bifunctional phosphatase PAP2/diacylglycerol kinase family protein, giving the protein MRGFLGKGPKRVARFDHFLVRAVSRQPQGDHDVFFRRLSAAATKGKLWFGIAGIMATFPGKPRRAALHGVLALGVASAVTNLIFKKALPRARPLPEHLPLFRFVDPQPTSSSMPSGHSASAVAFAVGAGIVSPASGVALAPVAAGVAYSRVHTGAHWPSDVFFGSALGAGAAFLTRKWWPARPAEPKPRRTPADAPAIHDGEGLSIAVNTLGGSYTPETGELLKEIFPKAYIREIAEGEDVAAEIEAAATRAGTVALGVWGGDGTVGSAAAAAVEHSLPLVVLPGGTLNHFARDLGTSSIEDAIDAVTKGHAASVDLGHVEVQRGLPETPETSEMAMLNTASVGVYPNMVRRRERLQPAMGKPLAGVVASLRTFGVNSPTTLLVDGVKHKLWILYMGRGRFYPSDHAPLRRPVLDDGVFDLRMITADEPFARARLLWAVVTGTVAASKVTHLTEATTVTVEAIGQPLVLAVDGEPKPGVRRATFTVKPRELTVYSPLPEA; this is encoded by the coding sequence ATGCGAGGCTTCTTGGGTAAAGGCCCCAAACGGGTTGCCAGATTCGATCATTTCCTGGTTCGTGCCGTATCCCGGCAACCCCAGGGTGACCACGATGTGTTTTTCCGCAGACTCTCCGCGGCCGCTACCAAGGGGAAGCTGTGGTTTGGCATAGCCGGGATTATGGCAACCTTTCCCGGTAAACCCCGCAGGGCGGCCCTTCATGGTGTGCTGGCCTTAGGCGTAGCCTCGGCGGTTACCAACCTGATCTTCAAGAAGGCTCTTCCGCGGGCCCGGCCCCTTCCGGAACATCTGCCGCTGTTCCGCTTTGTGGATCCACAGCCCACCAGTTCATCCATGCCCTCGGGTCATTCGGCCTCCGCTGTGGCATTCGCCGTCGGGGCTGGAATAGTTTCGCCGGCGTCCGGCGTGGCTTTGGCCCCCGTTGCGGCTGGCGTGGCGTACTCCCGCGTCCATACTGGTGCCCATTGGCCTTCGGATGTCTTCTTCGGCTCGGCCCTGGGTGCCGGCGCGGCATTCCTTACCCGTAAATGGTGGCCCGCGAGGCCCGCAGAGCCAAAGCCGCGCCGGACGCCGGCGGACGCTCCCGCGATTCACGACGGCGAGGGGCTGAGTATCGCGGTGAACACCCTGGGCGGTTCTTACACTCCCGAAACCGGTGAGCTGCTGAAGGAGATATTCCCTAAGGCGTATATTCGTGAAATAGCCGAAGGGGAAGACGTTGCCGCGGAGATTGAGGCCGCAGCCACCCGGGCGGGGACCGTGGCGCTAGGTGTTTGGGGCGGTGACGGAACGGTTGGCTCTGCGGCGGCTGCCGCCGTCGAACATTCACTGCCGCTCGTGGTTCTTCCGGGCGGGACCCTTAACCACTTCGCCCGCGACCTCGGCACCAGCTCGATCGAGGATGCCATTGATGCCGTGACCAAGGGACACGCTGCCTCCGTTGACCTGGGGCATGTGGAGGTTCAACGCGGACTGCCTGAGACGCCGGAAACCAGCGAGATGGCGATGCTCAATACAGCCAGCGTGGGCGTCTATCCCAACATGGTCCGCCGGCGTGAACGGCTTCAGCCGGCCATGGGTAAGCCGTTGGCCGGCGTTGTGGCATCGCTGCGCACCTTCGGAGTGAACTCCCCCACCACGCTCCTGGTGGATGGGGTGAAGCACAAGCTCTGGATTCTTTACATGGGGCGGGGCCGGTTCTATCCCAGTGACCATGCACCTCTGCGCAGGCCGGTACTGGACGACGGCGTTTTCGATCTCCGTATGATCACTGCGGATGAGCCGTTCGCACGGGCCCGGTTGCTCTGGGCAGTGGTGACCGGCACCGTTGCCGCGTCCAAGGTCACCCATCTGACCGAGGCCACTACGGTCACCGTGGAAGCGATAGGGCAGCCGTTGGTTCTGGCGGTCGATGGGGAGCCGAAGCCAGGGGTGCGTCGTGCCACGTTCACGGTAAAGCCCCGGGAGCTCACGGTGTACTCGCCGCTGCCGGAGGCCTGA
- a CDS encoding response regulator transcription factor, which produces MTEETIKVLLVDDQPLLRMGFRLILEGEDDFHVVGEASDGIEAVRQTEALQPDVVLMDVRMPGMDGIEATRRISDSGSDARVIILTTFDLDEYAFSGLQAGASAFLLKDVAPSELVHAVRLVASGDAVVAPRVTQRLLETYVRGGVVPGNSPAPHRDPLLDELTPRETEILTTIAEGLSNAEIAHKFFLSEATVKTHVRRILSKLQLRDRVQVVVYAYETGLVVPSNPDY; this is translated from the coding sequence ATGACCGAAGAGACCATCAAAGTGCTGCTCGTAGACGATCAGCCGCTCTTGCGGATGGGCTTCCGGCTCATTCTTGAAGGCGAAGACGACTTCCACGTTGTGGGAGAGGCTTCGGACGGCATAGAGGCCGTTCGCCAAACGGAGGCCTTGCAACCGGACGTTGTTTTGATGGACGTCCGCATGCCGGGCATGGACGGCATTGAGGCTACGCGGCGAATTTCGGATTCAGGCTCCGATGCCAGGGTCATCATCCTGACCACCTTTGACTTGGATGAGTACGCCTTCAGCGGCTTGCAGGCCGGGGCATCGGCGTTCCTCCTGAAGGACGTTGCCCCTTCCGAACTGGTGCATGCTGTGCGCCTTGTAGCCAGCGGAGACGCGGTGGTGGCACCGCGTGTCACTCAACGTCTGCTGGAAACGTATGTTCGCGGCGGCGTGGTCCCGGGGAATTCGCCTGCTCCGCACCGCGACCCGCTTCTGGATGAACTCACACCGCGTGAAACGGAAATCCTCACCACCATTGCCGAGGGTCTTTCCAACGCTGAGATAGCGCATAAGTTCTTCCTTTCGGAGGCTACGGTGAAGACGCACGTGCGGCGGATCCTGAGCAAGCTCCAACTGAGGGACAGGGTGCAGGTAGTGGTTTACGCCTACGAAACCGGGCTCGTGGTGCCCAGCAACCCGGATTACTGA
- a CDS encoding MFS transporter: MTTSTRSTTSVNAAAVATFLIFGMNGLVFASWAARIPAVTEALSLTSGQMGTLLLCTAVGSLLALPSAGWVVGRIGTANTVRLAGIVAGAAGAAIAFSLMAASVPATAIALFFFGIGIGLWDVAQNIEGADVEHRLKRTIMPQFHAAFSGGAFLGALIGAGLSQLGVGLPEHLLVIAAIAVVLALTVPKYFLPHQVEEIHDGGVAAEKGPTAWRDGRTLLIGVVVLGATLTEGAGNDWIAKAAVDGLGASESTGALLFALFVLAMTVMRFLGGKAIDKFGRVNVLRASMAAAAMGLALFVFAGNVVLAGIGAALWGVGAALAFPMGMSAAADDPKHAAARVSVVSTIGYVAFLAGPPLLGYLGDHTGIHMALLAIGAPILLALLLAGVAKPLPTK; this comes from the coding sequence ATGACCACCAGCACCAGAAGCACCACCAGCGTCAACGCCGCAGCCGTGGCAACGTTCCTGATCTTCGGCATGAACGGTTTGGTGTTCGCCAGCTGGGCCGCCCGCATCCCTGCCGTGACGGAAGCGCTGAGTCTCACGTCCGGCCAGATGGGCACCCTGCTGCTCTGCACCGCCGTGGGCTCCCTGCTGGCACTGCCATCAGCCGGATGGGTTGTGGGCCGGATCGGTACAGCCAACACGGTCCGCCTTGCCGGCATCGTGGCGGGTGCCGCAGGAGCAGCCATTGCCTTCTCGCTCATGGCTGCCTCGGTTCCGGCCACGGCCATTGCCCTGTTCTTCTTCGGCATCGGCATCGGCCTATGGGATGTCGCACAGAACATCGAGGGCGCGGATGTTGAGCACCGGCTCAAGCGCACCATCATGCCGCAGTTCCACGCCGCCTTCAGTGGTGGCGCGTTCCTGGGCGCGCTGATCGGCGCCGGCCTATCACAGCTGGGCGTGGGCTTGCCGGAGCACTTGTTGGTCATCGCAGCCATTGCTGTCGTCTTGGCGCTGACGGTTCCCAAATACTTCCTGCCGCACCAGGTAGAAGAAATTCACGACGGCGGGGTGGCGGCTGAGAAGGGCCCCACAGCTTGGCGGGATGGCAGGACGCTGCTCATCGGCGTGGTTGTCCTCGGCGCCACGCTCACCGAAGGCGCGGGCAATGACTGGATCGCGAAGGCGGCAGTGGACGGACTTGGTGCCTCCGAGTCCACCGGAGCGTTGCTGTTTGCGTTGTTCGTCCTTGCCATGACTGTCATGCGGTTCCTCGGTGGCAAAGCGATTGACAAGTTCGGGCGTGTAAACGTCCTCCGGGCCAGCATGGCCGCAGCTGCCATGGGACTGGCGTTGTTCGTCTTTGCCGGGAACGTGGTGCTGGCGGGCATCGGCGCCGCACTGTGGGGCGTCGGCGCGGCGTTGGCCTTCCCCATGGGAATGTCAGCCGCAGCGGACGATCCCAAGCATGCTGCAGCCCGCGTATCCGTGGTTTCCACCATCGGTTATGTCGCCTTCCTGGCAGGGCCGCCCCTCCTGGGCTACCTTGGCGACCACACCGGAATCCACATGGCATTGCTGGCCATTGGAGCGCCTATTTTGCTTGCTCTGCTGCTTGCCGGCGTCGCAAAGCCTTTGCCGACCAAATAG
- a CDS encoding ABC transporter permease — MSTTTLDRKSIRNSVGPGPAFHRVLNSEFIKFRTLMSTVILLACTALVMVGFAALGAWGTGSFAEQVASDPEAAAAVAAQGGDLAVSIPTSGIVFAQLILGSLGVLLMSSEFTTGMARSTFAAVPKRVIPFLAKLIVVMVSAFILTALSTYIAGLVALPILDNYDLKLDLGSSQSVKLLLVNSIYVAAVAAIGMALGTIVRNSAGGIMSLVGLFFVAPIAFQLIPGDFFKEASKYLPGNTISPLTAVEHVPETLEAWQAGLVLGAWVVVPVALAMILLQKRDV; from the coding sequence ATGAGCACCACCACTTTGGACCGCAAGTCCATCCGTAACTCCGTCGGTCCCGGACCGGCATTCCACCGCGTACTCAACTCCGAATTCATCAAGTTCCGCACGCTGATGTCCACCGTGATCCTCCTGGCCTGCACCGCTCTTGTGATGGTGGGCTTTGCGGCCCTCGGGGCGTGGGGCACAGGGTCATTCGCTGAGCAGGTGGCCTCCGATCCTGAAGCCGCGGCCGCCGTGGCAGCCCAGGGTGGTGACCTCGCGGTCTCCATTCCAACCTCAGGCATCGTCTTTGCCCAGCTCATCCTCGGCTCCTTGGGCGTCCTCCTGATGAGCTCCGAGTTCACTACGGGCATGGCACGTTCCACTTTTGCTGCCGTTCCCAAGCGAGTGATCCCGTTCCTGGCCAAGCTCATTGTGGTCATGGTCAGCGCATTCATCCTCACTGCTTTGTCTACTTACATCGCAGGTTTGGTTGCATTGCCCATCCTTGACAACTATGACCTCAAACTGGATCTGGGCAGCTCCCAATCAGTCAAGCTTCTCCTGGTCAACAGCATCTATGTAGCAGCCGTGGCCGCCATTGGTATGGCCCTGGGAACCATCGTTCGCAATTCAGCGGGCGGAATCATGAGCCTCGTTGGGCTGTTCTTCGTGGCACCGATTGCTTTCCAGCTCATTCCGGGCGACTTCTTCAAGGAAGCCAGCAAGTACCTTCCCGGTAACACCATCAGCCCGCTGACCGCCGTCGAGCATGTCCCGGAAACGCTGGAAGCGTGGCAGGCAGGCTTGGTCCTGGGAGCCTGGGTAGTTGTCCCGGTTGCACTGGCCATGATTTTGCTCCAGAAGCGGGACGTCTAG